In Pieris brassicae chromosome 8, ilPieBrab1.1, whole genome shotgun sequence, the DNA window TATCATaagtaaatatacatacatattattaaagaaaaattgacCATAAGCATgttcaaatttttaaacttaattattgtttcgctTTTTTGTGTATCTACCCTATTTTTGTGCACACAATTTGTCAAAGTGGAAAGTGGAGCAGTGATCTTCTTAAGCAATTAAACAGATATGTTGGATCTTAGGGCCTTAGgagtaattattatcatttattaatcaacAAAAGCAGcgcataatttttttctctgGTAGCtaattgagcagtgttggctaagtagcttcagcgtgcgacttttatccctgaggtcgtagattcgatccccggctgtgcaccaatggacttactttctatgtgcgcattggTTTAATGGTTTGgaatgattattaaataaacaaaagcatatattttattatgtttaaaaaagtaataaatacttttaatacaatatagtatatttctaTTCTTACatgttaacaattatattttaaataagactATAACCACAGATTATAAATCACGGGGGACGTTAAGtatccattttattttatgggcCATATTACACGCAGTTGActctacaaatatttattaaatcatttagTCTTGTTACAAATTCAGTTTAGCTATAAATGCAGTTATGCTACGTTAAGAGCTATTCATCCTTGATAGTTTATAGAATTGTGTAAACGATCGGATACTTCGGCATAAACACCATTCTACGCATCGCCAATGATAGATTGTGTTGTAATTCGTAAACACTCACCGTCGACCGTGAattcatatgtattttaggtagaggaaactttaaaatatcagtatcgtcaaaataaaagtatattttcaattaatttaagtaaaaaattgaGTACGACTGTTTCTAAATCTCTAAACGacatagttaattataataacaattacaaaGTTTTTAAGGCATAGGACAATACTAAATCTTACTGGACGTATGGTTGTATTTTGCCGCCTGTGGACATctaaatgccagagggctcgcgagtgcgttgccgatcttttaggaattggtacgccctTTATTTGAAGGCTAAGAGTACTTCGAATTGGTccagaaatacttcaatgggtaACTGGGTCTGGTTCTTTGGTAAACGGAGTCGTGGAagttgtagaacgacggacgtcgagatgATATAATGTGGTtgtatttaatcatatttaaatcagAATGAATTAAGTAAGTTAATTAACTATTACGATACGTTTAAATCACTAATATTACgccaacaaaattaaaacgtaGTTTTCTATTGCTAAAAATGACTTTAAGAGACTTTTCCTATTACAatctaatacaaatatttgtgttaGCAATGCAtctcatttataaatattacatatctTAAAGGAAAATTGCCATGCTTGTGATAGTAGATTCCACCTAATCCTATGTGACAATAACGTAAGATGTAAATTACCAATATGaattactatataattattaatccaTTATTACTTATCTATCTCCAGGAGGTGATAGaacattacaccatgttccacatgacatcagcaggaggcatggtgaaataagAATACTGCTAAACGAAGTCAATATTCTCTcgcctcttcaaatatttcctgACATCCTCTTTGGTGTCAAAATATCAACATCCTCCTAGTGTCATAGTTAAATAAACCCCGAAACATTGGCAAATTATTCAGGTAATTCGTCTTCGTACGAGGCATATGGAACAATGAGTATCTTGTTGCATATGGTGGAGGAATTCTTAGAGAAATAAACCAATAGCGAAACCAAAGCAAATAggttttcatttgtttattaattgagCTATACATGTGACTGAGCTACCTACCTTCAGATCAATtaccaaaatatatatcaaaacatAGCTATATAGGTCATACATTAAAATACGTTGCAAAAGTATTGAATTCGAAGGCAAcgaaaagctttttaaataaacttttactaAGACATTATCCTAATGGTTTAACCTTCCTGTGTGTTGATTTTTGTcactaaattaaacatatgaaAGAAAACAGGCACTTGCTTATAGATTGGGGACAGGAAGTTCGAAAATAAGGGGCATCTGGATGTAAGCTAAATATCATATGGCGTCTCCGGAGtacataacaaaatttaacaaacaatatttgtatggGAATAAAAGCttcatatgaataaattataaatgtgaaGTGATTACACTGATCATTTGTGgtattttgttgaaatttgtatattagaaGATCTTTTTGACAAGCTTTAGCCTTATGGTAAATGTTGCGATTTGAAACCCAAGCTGTGCAAGAATGGATTGGACTTAGTGCGCATGAATGCGCACAGTGAGGAATGCATGTCTTAGAGACATAAAAAGCGTTTGGCAGACTTACGAGGCTAATCAACCTAGGCAAACGGTTAAAGAAATTGTTAAGCAAACACATACCAAACGCTCGGCTTTACTCACCAGAGCAAGAGTGGATCTAGgctatttttttcattaacaaAGTAACAAAATCGAGAGTGAATTAAACTGATAATAACAAATAGCATTAATTTACTTGCGACAAAggcatattataattttaatgatcaCTTACGCTTGCCAAAATGTCATGAACATTGACACTAATGTGGATtctgaaaatatatcaattgtCGCTCTGGCAGATTAGGAAAACGTTAAGAAATGCGTCACCGTTAGCTACTGGCGCGTGCAACGAGTTATACGGCGTCTGCGCAGATATAGATCGTCATTCGTCGGTGATCGACTATAATTTTTGTGTGGTTTAGACAATGTGTTGAGCCCTCTCGCCCACGTGGCTCGCGAAATTCTCAGTGACCTACTTTTTGGCACGTTTCATGGAATTATTGTTCATTGTTCCTATTTCTTGTGTAAAAGtaaatgagttttttttacataacttGAAATTTTcgtctcaaaaaaaaaaaaaattattttgtaagctAAAAAcagcaatttattattatcggTTTCTCGTGTCAATGTGTGACAGTTGTCGGATCACAACATGATTTATGTTTGtcattgacaattgacatatcGGCTTATGACACCAAATATAAACCATTAGAGATATGCGGAAAACTTTGGCTccattaaaactatttctgAATGTGagttataagttatttatatcgGGCGTTAATATAACTGTTTGTGAGATAATATTCCACGATTTAATTTACCATCATTCATCTAATTGTTATGTACAATCTAGTTATTACTTAAAGCGTATTTAGCCCGGGCTAGGTTTTTGTATCAATTTGCGCACTTCATAATTATCCTGTGACTTTGTCTCATGGTTTCTAATAGAAGTCATCTAATAGTTTCTTGCTTTACTTTAGTTGTTCAATGCCTGTATGTATTTCTATGATACTACTGATTTAACAATTCTCCGTGAAGGGATTGCGGAAGTGGTGggatttctatatatttctatatttctaAACCAAAGAAGATTTTTACAATGGAATAATCCAAATACTACTAATGATAATACGACTTCCAAATAAAGTTttgataattgatatttttaaactaaaaaacagCACTACGAAGATGCTGTCTCGTCTTACATCCGCTAAGTAATTTGTAGTATCcggttcgaaattcaaaataatcgAACATTATCTATATTGTAAACTCCGGAATGCAGTATAACCAAACTATGTCTATGTATATTCTGAATGACTCAGGCCAATATAAATCGAtggcaatttaaatattctattcaaGGTGCCAAATGAATATAATCTATACACAAAGTCCACAAACATTACAATGttgtctatttttaatttattaattacaacatGTTGGAATGTTCTACACGACACTATCTCTAATAGACTTTGATGAACAACGTGTCATATTTATTACAGGTGCAAGTGcgattaatgttatattattttgatttaccttaataaatgtatgtgttGCGGCGTTACGAAttcctttttatttgatatataataatgaaacggctaattatatttttagatttcaaattaaaatttttgcttctttgtttatatttatccaAAACTGCTAATGTGTAACGCTAcgttttattttctgtaatgTCGATaggctttattttttattactaaaaattctataatttatttagatattattgGAAGAACTATTGTTGAAGTTATCACTGTACTATctataacttattaaattcGCTTCAATGACTGGTCAAGTCACGTGATACAGGAAACATTTACACATAACACAGGACTTTCTAATCtgtacaaatttatatatattacgttaACTTTATATTCCATAGATCAGGGCCTGATAATATATTACAACTGCAGGGTCACTACGAAACTTCAATAGCGGTTTTGATCctgatttcaatattttagtatCACATAAGACGAGTTGCGACATAAGTTTTCTTAAAGATAGAGTGCgagaaagagagagagagaaaagcTAGTAAGTACACCTTCATTTGGGGTCAtcgataaaatatgtttacaagTTTTCCTGCTAGGGTCAATTGttcattataaatgttatcttGTAACATTGATAACATATGTTTCAATGGCGCGAAAAATGCTTGGCAGTATCAATTGTGATTTCTTCAATGACTGGTGATGAAGTGCCAAGAATCTTCATTTTGAATACCTATCAGTAGACGGCTGTATTATATGTTGACGTTTCTTGTATCGAATTCAATCGAGCGTACATGGGTGATTTATTTTCGGCCACTAATAATTAGATGACAGGCGCCGGAGACCTTTTAAGAACGTTATTAGTAATTAGATCTTAATTAGCTAGGCGATGCCTACCATGATTGGCGACCAAATTacgagtttatttattttctatatttattcatacataCACTACCCTTACAGTACTAAGCCAATAAGGTggcgaaaaaatatatattttcttacactcataagatacacaatatcgctaccgAGAACTTTATTCAGTAAGCTCAACCCTTTTAAGGGCAGTAATAATGCCCTTCTGGGTTGTGTGGGATAAGGCAGACGTCATATTACAGTTAAAGACTTCTATAGAATGGTGACATTGTTGCCAAAGTGTAAATTacactataaattatttaacaacataagtaatattataaatgatacaACGAACCAATATCgattatattaattcatatagaAATGTActccaaaaataaaagttgtgGCGGAGTTTCATcgttctaaatatatatttattagtatactGTTAGATAATAGACCACTCTGAGTACGGGTGTATGAGTCCCAAGCTGTAGtgctaataatatttcacaCTTATTTAACGAGaacgataatattttaagaaaacgtTTGACTTAggtattcttaaatattacgTTAGTTAAAGGATTTTGactacaaaatatacattggAAAGGAAATTGCTTcggatttaaataatatactttccCTTCCCCTGGAAAAAGACATTATCGGAATTAGCTAGCTATGAAAGATACAAATAAGCAAAGtacacttatatttatttacataattttaaatttaaattttccgacgtttcgcgtgctttacagcgagcgtggtcacggtgacggaaaaatttaaatttaaaaatatgtaaataattataagtttattataataatacatagcttcaatccgtttaaaaagcaTAGTACACGCTTCATTACCAAGAGATATCATTTACACGATAAATACATAAGTTATTCTTAATAGAAAGATCCTTGTAATcaactgtaaaaatatttctgtgtTCTAGCCGTTGTCACAGTTCTGAAcgatagtttttaaattttccgtgATGAAAATAGGGAAAGCGTAACatctttgtaaaatatttggcaATCCGCCAAAAACTTCCGAAATGTTAAATAGCGATGTGTACTTGTCTGTGTTTTGCGTTTTAATGGTTTTTTAAGATCAATGAAGGAGGTAATGAGGAATTTTAATAGTGTTATTTCTAACGTTTTTGTTTGATCGTGTTACATTCATTCAATGTTTCATTCAATGTGTTTCGTAAATATACCGTTAACCATCGTATGAATATCtagttgaaataataatttaaacactCATTATATcaagaattaaatattgatatttacgTGAATGTAAGATGCGATAGAACTTATCCTTAGACCTTTGATTCAAATACCTAaccaaaactaaaatatcaGGAAATGTCAAACCAGATTTTTCTATGAACGATTAAAAGAACTTTAGCCGATATTGTCAAGGATAAGGATACCAACTTTAGAATTGGTTTGAGTTAGCATTACGATTTGACtgcttttataaattatataaagaagaaaataaaaatgtataaaatgtaataaaataatatatttgttgatATTGTATAAgaataacaaaaagtattttaaaacatttattttcaaaaaattcataacaacatgatttaaataagtaacaatttgtatattactattattctCGCCAGTCTTTTCTCTACTGTTGTACAGTTTCTAGTTGTTTCTTAGAAGTCCTAGAGTCACCTTCTTGCTTTctaatgattattaaataaaattattctatttatttttaactgtttaattATTCGTATACTCTTTCATCAGATTCAGTTTCTTTAAAAGgtggttttaaaataatattaaatattgtggGGTAACGCCTTCTAGGTGAcgatagtaaataaattggtTCCACCTTTAAGTCATTTACAATGTCGTCTATTGTTTTATCCAAATCCGTTGTATCTATTGAAGTTTCTTCTTTGTCTTCAGCCTTAACatcttttgttattattttatcaattgcCATATTTTCATCTTTTTTAGATATCACCTTGTATTGAATATTGTCACTGTTTTCTTCATTTTTGGTGTACACTTTGTTGAATTCTATATCTTTTCTGAATTCAACGGTTTCCTCGGGAATATTTGTAATCGGATCACTTTTATCAATTGTGTACTTATCTTTTTTACCGTACTGACCTTTACGTGATTTGTAATCAAAAGTATCTTTCTTTTTAGTAAACTCTGGACGCGTTCCTAAGGCTAAAGGGTCACTGGGGATAtcataatcaattatattgtCGTCAACCACATCCCATTTCTTTTCACGGTTATATCCACTGCCATAAGTGCCAGGCTTACTTTCAATCTTGTGTGTAATTGttatatcttttaataaagtattgggtaaactaaataattctTGGATGTCAATATCTAAATCAAAAGGATATCCCGGTGAAAATATTGCATCGTAGTTTAACTGAATATTTACTTTGGATCCACCTGGAGTTGCTTTGATATACGGAGCAACAAAAGCAAACAATTGAAAAGGTAAACCATCACTGCTTCCTTTAGGTAAAATTAGTCGCGACGGAAATCCAATTTGTGATCTAATCGAATTCAGAGGCAATGCATCAACTCCAAATTCTGaatcaattacatttttacgCACTGTACGTAAAGGCACAAAATCATCagatatgttattaatttcgtCAGAAGTTCtggtaattatattattacccCTTTTGAGATTTATTTCAAAGCTatctaataacataaatagatttttgttttctcGAATTTCACCCATAGTTATTTTTGGGCCTAAGTACAGCTTCATTATTCCTTTTTGAACCACCAACGATGATACATTAACTTTTATTGCAAATGGCTTATGATTAAGTCTtccttgatttatttttatttggtagTTCGGATCCTGATCGCCATATTTCAATGCATCCGTTACATCAAACACATACGGATCAAATGATgtcattacttttttaacaTCAACATTCATAATTTGTACCCCAGGGAAATATAGTTGATTCTTTGTGTACCCCGGTAGTACTTTCAGAGAATTACTGACATTTTCAACCATTTTCTTAATGATTCTCCAGAATATTGGGTCACGTAACTTAGTCATACAGTGACTGAGAGCCGATAGGGaactagaaaataaattaatatcattgaaatgttttacatttataataatatcaatccGACGTTAATACGAGCAATAATATACCTTTTAGTTGAAACATCGTCAGTCATCGCTTTAATAGCTAAATTAAGATAACTGTTGTCATTAAAAAGCATTATATCCATTATGTGTCTTAAAATTGCCGGTTTATTAAAGCCACCATCTCTCTGTAAATATTTCccctaatattaatataaatagtaatgaATCAAAATTcagtgaaaattttaaaataataaaataagtcttACCAAGTGCGTCACAGTAGTAGCAATGTTGTTTTCTATATCCTTCAATGATGATATTACATCATGACTTTTTATTCCCTGTCTAGAGGTAAAATCGTTGCCGTTTGAATACATAAGCATAGGATCATATCGGTTGACTTCCATGTCATCCCAATTTATACCATCAGTTTCATATAATTCATTAGAATATCTCTCTAAATCATATCTTATAATAAGTTGTTTTATGAAGTGATATATGTATTCACCATATCGTACGTTCCTGTGGAACTCCGTGTCTACCCACGGCAAATTCTTTAATGTTGTTAGATAAAAGTATGAGTTTAAACCAACATCTTCATGAAAGTATGATAATACTGCCTCCTCGCTACTCTCATAATCAGTATAATTTGCATCAACAATAAAGGTGTTCCCATCTTCGCGTATGTTATCGCTCGAAACGTCATTTTCAGAAATAAGAGACGCAgcttgtataatataatcctTGCGAATGAAATAATTAGGAATCAATTCGTATGGAGCAGGAATGGACAGTTTTTCTGTATCCTTTCGGGTCATAATTGCGAGGTATATAgcgttaataaatattccacAGTTAACATTTTGACGAGCCCAACATGCTACTTTGTAGAATATATCAAAATCTTTAGCGTTATATAGAACATTATAAACTAGACGGAATTCGCTGAAATGTTCATCAATTGTCTCACTAAAAATTTCTCCTTTAGCTAATAGGCCTTTGCTAGACCTAAAACTCTGTAGTTTTTCTATGACTTCTGTTTCctgaaattataaacaaaagatataagaaaaacttatagttataaaCATCCTAATATTAATGAATCTGATAAGAGTTACACCTTGCCTGTGTTGATACTCTGTAACTTCTAATAGCCATAGAGATCACGGTACCAACTTTTTTTTGGTATTACGATAATTTCAATATCCGTAACGCTGATGTAGCTTTCATGGGATAGCGCGGTACCAAAGTTCAACATTGAAGTCGGCATCGCAATCATAATTAAGAGTTACAGCATACCGGGGCTGGGGCTTTTAAGTACATGTATCAAgccttaaattaattatattaatagtaaaataatgcAAATTAATACCAAAAAGTCAGCAGCGTCAAACGCAAACTCGTTGCTCAGTTTAACAATGGTTGGATCTGAGCTGTCTTCACAGATGTTATCAAATAATGGAAGCATTCGTTTTTGAATGTTTACCCATCCTATAGGCGctaaaaagatataaatttacataacaaaTTGCATACGGCTGATCGCTACTTTCATATTAgagaaaacaaatgatcacgaaacagaaacacaaatctgaggcccagacctaaaagctGTTAGCGtcactgtttttatttgtagacaataaaatatccATCTTTACGCAGAGCAACCTATTACTGTTGAAATTTTGCTAGAACTTGTTAAAACTTAAAGTTCTTAAAACAGTGGTCGTTACAACTTTCTAGTCGTAGGCTAGCAGGTGGCAAACACCGTCGATGTATGGATGTTAAATGTGCTGATATTAtacacttataaatttaaaatatctcttACTTATCAAACGATTATAAGTATTCCAACtacagtaatataataattattcttaccTATTCGTGGTTTTGTAGGTGTTGTTGGCACCTTTATTAGATATCCGAAGGTGCTGGCACAGAGGCCTGCcaacaatattattgttaacaaCTTCATATTCAAACCCACACTGattttccaaaataattttatcccttaaatactaaacaatttaattaaatcgatAAAGGGTTGAATGtactaattgttttataaaattgaaagacgaaagtttattgttttctgcggttaatctaatgtttttgGGTGGGTTCTGCATCAGTATGCAAAGTTGattgcattaaaatatttattgtgttaaaCTGTACCATAATATGTGGGCAGAgtgctatatttaaaatgtaaggaCAACTTTGTAGTCCAAAAACTCGCGTAGCCCAACTTCAAGCGTTTATATAGAACTGGGAGTTTTGTGCGTTCCCTCGGATATTGAAAACCTAAAAAGATGGAAAACGACTTATTCTCTACAATTTTTAACGATGGTAACGCCGAGGCAAGagcttaattaaataaactggaataattaagataaataaacaagaaGACGTTTTATAGGAGAGCATTATAGGCCGCACTttgaatgaaattttttatagtttaaatactTTTCTACTGTGTAAAGTGTCACatctttatttcaatataataatgtcgtattttatgtgaaatataatatcttaagTCAAGGTTTTATAAGCGAATTTATAAGGGACATGTGGAAGGCTGCTTCGTTTTTAGTGGGCCAATTTCTCTTTAGTCCCCGCTTCTTACCGACATCTATGATACAGGTACATGCGCATATAAGAAGTAATCTTAGATCTtagacatttattaattaaataaaattgcttgGCTAAGCAtctccaaaataatgtatgaaaaaaatttgtCGCTAATTAATTAAGCATTAAAAAAGGTCACAATATCTTAATAGTccttatcattttattattaaaaaacaaaacgaacGAAACATTAGGAAAGGTTATCAACAATGTCAAGATGGGAAAATTTTACGGCTGAGTCAAGTTAGAAGTAACAAGGACTAGCAATCAACTTTTCGATCGAGATTCACTGTAACTATACGCAGAAAACTTCAaacctattagaaaaaaacataaatgtatgtaagtacttaagttaaaaaaataccttactTTAAACCATTAAACGTAATATCAATAATTCCGCAGCATTTGTAGAATAGAGCAAATGTTGGGCTAGTGAAATCCCTAAGGTCTTAGGTTCCATTTGCTGCtatgcaccaatagactttctatttatatgctttaaacactcgctcgtatgaCAGAggattagacccaaaaagtcgaccgCGGGTGTCTGTTACAGAAAGATCACCTACTTATATGTATACAGAACTGATACAGATATgagaggcccagacctaaataaGTTGCAAAGTCACtaaaaattttctttaatgacTACTTTTAgacataaaatatgtatatttttaggtgttcaaaatattttcattttttacttaaaatgttaTGAAGAAAACCAACCATATCCGGttagtaaaattacaaatgattAAAACTgctaaaacacatttatagcGTCCTCCGTGTAAGATTTTATAAGCTAGCTGACTAGAAGTTTATTTCTAGTAACAATTGCTACATCTAGATGgcgtaaaacaatataaatagtcTAAATACGTTTCATAAGACATTTCACAGAGGGCGCTTAATAGGTTTTTTCTTTAGTGTTAGCAAAACTTTTCTAATGACATATTATGTAACCACTTCTTATTTTAACacttatgttcattttttataatataccatATCTAcaactgtataaaaatatatgataactataaaataatttttcactcAGTTGTAATAAACACATGACATTTCTAGacgtttatttatacttcaaaaataaaagtagtaGTTTATctgtcataattttaaatcagttGCAGGGAGGGACAGTCTCAAACAACGTGATTTTTCTTTCGATGGTAGCGCCCTCTATAGACGATCTCCTAGATTCTAGTGTGTTCAAGAGGTGCcgctttaatgaaaaatatgattaCCATTTCAAACGTTTAAAAACTACTTTGATTCACTTTTACGCATATTTAGAGgcagattatataaataaataatttaatttaacaaaatcatgCAATTTAGCAAAATCTTTCTAAAATTTTcacatgaaaaataatgttatatcagGTATTTGAATGCCAACTCCCAACGGCAAAAGTGTCTAAAccaaaatttcaaattacaaaCTGACTCCTGCTTGTTGCGTtactattttgtattttatcctGTTTTCTGTATTGTGCGATACTCTAGTAAGCACGTCGAGTCGAGCTTTAAGTTTCTCTGGCATACTGTCGGGATTGGTTACTCGGTTGTACAGTGTAAATTGGTGTTTTAAGACTGCGAAAGGACGCTATTTCGTATTTTTGTGATTTCGGTCACAATGCCTAAACGATGTGTGTTTGGTTGTTCACCTTGTGGTAAGTGATGCATTTACTATAATAGAAAGTATAGAAGTGTAAACTGTGATGGAAATACCACTGAAAGTGGAGATCCATATATTATCTGCTTGCAGGACAGTCTTGCTAGCATACTTTACGAAATATGATTGCATGCAGACATAGGTACGACagactaaatttatatattatataataaattaactgacAAAGTAACGAAAATACCTGGAAATAAATTAAGCGAACTCGTTGTAATAAAGCAATGCACCCCTGCCTATCCCGTAAGGGATTACAGGCACAAGTGCTTATGTTTATGaatgtattgtttatatacatattaacagaacatattatttaaattacgaaaTTGCGTGGTCTTATCCATCTCAGCAACAGCagacatttaatataatttatttcattacacaAAGCCACTATGAAACATGATTTCATGATTTAAGGTTGAATCTTAAAACTTTATCAACATATTGACatgcatattttatcttatttttcagATGATTATCTTCATTCATTTACAAACCCTAAAAGATTCCGTCAGCAATTGAATTTCTTGGTCAGCtattaagaaacaaatatatcGTCAATAGCAATTGAATTTTCATTGTCTTACTTATTCCTCCATGAAAAGGTTAACTACTGTGTGTTACTCAATGTcttataaagattttagtgGTAAATTGTTTAACTTTCATGGAAAACTTCCTTACTCTAGTGAAATGGTCAGACAGGAAATGCAACTGAACACCCAATTAGACGcaggtaattaaaataatttagtttttaagggactacaaaaaaaagatttataatttgcctgtattttttttgtacgtGGATTTCTCTATCATCAGCaataactattaatttaatagtttctATATTGACATTGGTTCTTCTTTCTTAATTTCAGGTTgttctgaaaataatattataacacttTTGAACAT includes these proteins:
- the LOC123713078 gene encoding hexamerin-like; its protein translation is MLPLFDNICEDSSDPTIVKLSNEFAFDAADFLETEVIEKLQSFRSSKGLLAKGEIFSETIDEHFSEFRLVYNVLYNAKDFDIFYKVACWARQNVNCGIFINAIYLAIMTRKDTEKLSIPAPYELIPNYFIRKDYIIQAASLISENDVSSDNIREDGNTFIVDANYTDYESSEEAVLSYFHEDVGLNSYFYLTTLKNLPWVDTEFHRNVRYGEYIYHFIKQLIIRYDLERYSNELYETDGINWDDMEVNRYDPMLMYSNGNDFTSRQGIKSHDVISSLKDIENNIATTVTHLRDGGFNKPAILRHIMDIMLFNDNSYLNLAIKAMTDDVSTKSSLSALSHCMTKLRDPIFWRIIKKMVENVSNSLKVLPGYTKNQLYFPGVQIMNVDVKKVMTSFDPYVFDVTDALKYGDQDPNYQIKINQGRLNHKPFAIKVNVSSLVVQKGIMKLYLGPKITMGEIRENKNLFMLLDSFEINLKRGNNIITRTSDEINNISDDFVPLRTVRKNVIDSEFGVDALPLNSIRSQIGFPSRLILPKGSSDGLPFQLFAFVAPYIKATPGGSKVNIQLNYDAIFSPGYPFDLDIDIQELFSLPNTLLKDITITHKIESKPGTYGSGYNREKKWDVVDDNIIDYDIPSDPLALGTRPEFTKKKDTFDYKSRKGQYGKKDKYTIDKSDPITNIPEETVEFRKDIEFNKVYTKNEENSDNIQYKVISKKDENMAIDKIITKDVKAEDKEETSIDTTDLDKTIDDIVNDLKVEPIYLLSSPRRRYPTIFNIILKPPFKETESDERVYE